One window from the genome of Crassostrea angulata isolate pt1a10 chromosome 2, ASM2561291v2, whole genome shotgun sequence encodes:
- the LOC128171285 gene encoding uncharacterized protein LOC128171285, producing MQKWFIISTSCLGLCLILECASKPCERHNLPHIFSRQLQNEIDNKMKRMMDPKELDKPLLDENSRENEFAKRTIVFLDGKKIKPTNINTKLNKIMEFENYENLLPKTDNKPEQTETCVVSSAPARTAW from the exons ATGCAGAAGTGGTTTATAATCTCTACATCTTGCCTGGGGCTGTGTTTGATTTTGGAATGTGCATCAAAACCTTGTGAAA GACACAATCTACCGCACATTTTCTCCCGTCAACTACAAAATGAAATAGacaacaaaatgaaaagaatGATGGACCCAAAAGAACTTGATAAG CCGCTTCTTGACGAGAACTCACGAGAAAATGAATTTGCAAAAAGGACGATAGTGTTTCTGGATGGAAAGAAAATAAAG cCTACGAATATTAATACAAAGCTGAATAAAATAATGGAGTTTGAAAATTATGAGAATCTTCTACCTAAGACGGATAATAAGCCG GAACAAACGGAAACTTGCGTGGTATCTTCAGCGCCTGCACGAACTGCGTGGTGA